The Erwinia billingiae Eb661 nucleotide sequence CACAGCAGGTAGAAACCGAGGAAGACTTTCATCGCGCCGGCGGGGGATCCGCTCATCGCCAGTGACATGCCAAACATCTGCGGGATAAAGAAGCCGCCTGCGGCGCCAATGGCGGAGATAAAGCCCAGCGCTGCGGAGGTTTCGGTTACCGCTTCATGCTGCGCCAGTTCGTCGCTGCCGCCCTGCGCTTTCACCCGCTCAAGGGTATTTTTGCGGAAAATAACCGCGATCATCTGGAAGGTCGACCCGCTGCCCAGACCGGCATTGATAAACAGCACCATAAACACGCTGTAGAAGGCGATAAACGATCCCGGATGGTCGCCCGCAGGCAGCGTCATAAACAGCAGTCCGCTGAAGACGGTCATCACCACAAAATTGATCAGCGTGACGCGCACGCCACCGAATTTATCGGACAGCATGCCGCCGACGGAGCGGGCCAATGCGCCAAGGAACGGGCCAAAGAAGGCGTACTTGAGGATCACGATGTCCGGGAACTGGGTTTTGGAGAGCATGGCAAAGCCCGCCGAGAAGCCAATAAAAGAGCCGAAGGTCGCCAGATACAGCACCGCCATAATCCACAGATGGCCGCGTTTAAGCACCGGCAGCTGCTCACGCAGCGAGGATTTCGAGGAGGCCAAATCGTTCATGCCAAACCAGGCCAACAGGGTGCCAATCACCAGGAACGGTACCCACAACCAGGCGGCGTTTTCCAGCCACATCACCTCACTGTTGGCAGCCACCTGCGAACCCCCGCCAAAGAAACTGAAGATGCCGAAGGAGATGGCCAGCGGGGCGAAGAATTGCATCACGCTGACGCCGAGATTGCCCAGGCCGCCATTAATTCCCAGCGCGCTGCCCTGTTTCGCTTTCGGGAAGAAGAAGCTGATATTGCCCATGCTGGAGGCGAAGTTGGCTCCGGCACAGCCGCACAGCAGGGCGATAATCATAAAGGTGGAGAACGAGGTCCGGGTGTCCTGCACCGCGAACCCGAGCCACAGACAAGGGATCAGCAGGATGCCGGTACTGAACGCCGTCCAGCGGCGGCCACCAAAAATGGGGATCACAAACGAGTAAGGCACCCGCAGTAACGCGCAGGCCACGGACGGGAGAGCGGTCAGCAAAAACAGTTGTTCGGTGGTGAAGTTAAACCCCACCTTGTTCAGATTGACGGTAATGGCGCTGAACAGCATCCAGACGCAGAACGCCAGCAGCAGGCAGAACACCGAAATCCACAGGTTACGGCTGGCGATGCGTTTGCCGTATTGCTGCCAGAATTCGGCATTTTCAGGCTGCCAGTCCTGAATGACCGTTCCGCCTTTGGTTGAGGGAGTAGAAGGTGTAAGCGACATAGTGTTCTCAGTGACAGGAAGATTTAACGCACATCCTGCTGATCGCTCTGCTGATTCAGGTTGATGCAAATCAACCAGACGGCAGGTAGTTACTGCGCGTTTTTAGCGCCAGACTCCAAAAGAGGTAGATAAGGGGAGTTTATTAACCTGCTGTATATCCTCAGCTTTAAAACACCACTCCTGCGCTATAATCAATTTCTGAACGAATTTGGAAATTTGGTGTTACCCATTAAGTGGTATAGGGATAATCCGCGGGATACGTAGAATAGCGTCCAGGCCCGGCCAGTCTGGCCTGTAACAGCACTGACCCACAGGACACTACCGTGAAAGAAGAAGCCGCCACCATATTACTGATTGACGATCACCCGATGCTGCGCAACGGGGTGAAACAGCTGATCGCGCTGGACGAGCGGTTGCAGGTGGTTGCCGAAGCGGGCAACGGCACGCTCGGCGTCGAACTGGCGGGGGAACTGGATCCGGATCTAATCCTACTGGACTTAAATATGCCGGGCATGAACGGGCTGGATACGCTGGTGCAATTGCGCACCATCGAGCTTTCGGGCCGCATCGTGGTGTTCAGCGTGTCAGATCATGAAGATGATGTGGTGAATGCGTTGAAGCGCGGTGCCGATGGCTATCTGCTAAAGGATATGGAGCCGGAAGAGTTGCTGAAATCGCTGCATCAGGCCGCCGCCGGGCAAATGGTGCTGAGTGAAACGCTGACCAATGTGCTGGTTGCCAGCCTGCGGGAAAACCGCCCTTCCGACGAGCGGGACATCGAACAGCTCACCCGCCGCGAGCGCGATATCCTCAAGCTGATCAGCCAGGGCATGACCAATAAAGCCATCGCCCGCAAGCTGTCGATCACCGAAAGCACGGTCAAGGTTCACGTTAAGCATCTGCTGAAAAAGATGAAGCTCAAGTCCCGCGTCGAAGCCGCCGTCTGGGCGTTGCAGAGCGGGCATGAGTGAGCAAGCACTGCCGGCGACTGTCAAAACCCTCAGCTTTCCTTCGCCGGATCCTTATCCGGCAAATCGGGCAACGTCTGTAATCCGTTATTCCTGCGAATGATATTAATAAGCTCCCGTAAGGCTGGATGAACATAGCGACGGCTGCTGTAGTACATGTGAAACGGCTCACCCTGACATGCATGGCTCGGCAGCACGTTGATCAGCGACCCGCTGGCAAGCTCAGCATCCACCCGCGACTCCAGCACATAGGCGAGGCCAATCCCGTCGATGGCGGCGGCGATAGTGGTTGAGGTATCTTTCAAGGTGATAGCACCCGGCACACTCATGCTGTAAACACCGTCAGCCCCATCAAACTCCCAGCGGAAACTGGCGTTATTGCCAAGAAGCAGTTGCAGACAGTTATGTTCTGATAATTCAGCCGGGGTGGTTGGCACGCCATGACGCTTCACATACTCCGGCGAGCCGACCACGATCCAACGCTGCGTATCGGTCAAGGCGACGGCAACCATATCCTCGGGCACCAGATGCCCGTATCGCATGCCGGCATCAAAGCCTTCAGAGGTAATATCGACCGGCCTGTCCTCGACAACCACCGTCAGCCTGACGTCTGGCCACTGTTCAGCAAACGCCTTCAGCGCCGGCACGATTAACTGCGCGGCAGCATCGGCAAAAACATTGAGCCGCAATACGCCGAAACGACTGCGGCCAGGCGCGTTGACGGTATCCAGCGCGGACGAAATGACATCAAAACCCTCGGAGAGCTTCTCAGCTACCTCCAGCCCAAGCGCCGTGGGTGAGACCGAGCGACTGGTCCGGTTTAAAAGCCGTGCATCGAGTCGGGTTTCCACCCGGCGTATGGCATGGCTTATGGCGGAAGAAGAGAGGCCAAGTTCGATGGCGGCAAGCTTGAAACTTCGGCAGCGCAGTACCACCAGGAAGGCCTGCAGATCGGCAAAATCAACACGTTCCATTTTCATGATGAATACCATTAACTGATTCAATGAATAGCATGCATCTTTTAGCATGGGATCTCATGGCCCGTAAACGCTAAGCTCTGTTAAACGTTCCCTACTCAGTTTGAACAATCGGTGCGTAAGCTGTCGGCACCCTCAAAAGGAAGTTTTCATGAAGAACAGAATTCTTGGTAAAACGGGCCAGCGTGTTTCCGAAATCGGTTTTGGCGCCTGGGCCATCGGCGGCACCTGGGGTGAAGTCAGCATGGAAGATGCGAAAGGTGCATTGAATGCGGCGCTGGATGCCGGGATGACGTTTATCGACACCGCTGACGTTTACGGTGATGGCCGTTCCGAAAAAATCATCGCCGAGGTGCTAAATGAACGAGGAGGAGATCGCCCGTTCGTGGCGACCAAACTGGGGCGTCGCCTTTCACCGCATGTGGCATCCGGCTACAGCGAAAAAAATCTTAATGACTTTGTCGATCGTTCCCGAGATAACCTGCAAACCGAGACGCTGGATTTAGTCCAGCTGCACTGCCCTCCAACCGAGATCTATTACACCCCTGAAGTTTTCGCGGTGATGGATGAAATGATTAACTCCGGCAAAATTCGCAGCTACGGGGTTTCTGTCGAAAAAGTCGAAGAAGGCCTGAAGGCGCTTGAATACCCGAATGTGTCTTCCATCCAGCTGATTTACAACATTTTCAGGCAGCGCCCTGCCGAGCTTCTGCTTCATGAGGCCAAACGCCGGGATGTCGCTATCATTGCCCGCGTCCCGCTGGCGTCCGGCGTGCTGACAGGCAAAATGACCGCTGACACCGCGTTCGCAGCCGACGATCACCGCACCTTCAACCGTAATGGCGAGCAGTTTGATAAAGGCGAGACCTTTGCGGGCGTGCCATACGATGTGGCGCTGGATGCCGTGGAAGATATCCGTCGCTTGCTGCCGGGTGACACCAGCATGGCAACATTCGCGCTGCGTTGGATCCTGATGAATGAAAATGTCTCGGTGATCATTCCCGGCTCTAAAAATAAAGCCCAGTCAGAAACCAATGCGCAAGCAAGCGCTCTCGCCGACCTGTCCGACGACACTATGCTGGCGTTGAAAACCCTTTATCAAAACAAAATTGCCCCGTGGGTTCATCAGCGCTGGTAAGCAACTGACGCCTTCCTGAACGGAAGGCTTTCAATGCAGATGATTTTAAGCTGCAAGATTTCTCCTCAGCTGGAGCGGTCGGGCACCGATAGGTTCAATATGCTTAAAGATGCAAAACATGCCGGAGAAGAGTCAAAGCTTCGGCATGTTTAGCCTTGTTCATGTTGGCGAGGTTATGCAGCTTCCAACGTACGGCGGGTAACTGGTCAACCCCGGGCAATCCAAGCAATTGCCAGTCCGGGGAGCCTTTTTTAAACGATATCAAAAAATCACGTTCAGCCCGGGAAAGAGACCTGTTTATACATTCGACAAGATCTTTTCGCACATCCTCAAGCTCATTTAACGTAACATCTACTTCTGCCATATTTCTAAACTCACCTGCGTAAAGCCCGGATATCTCTTTAAAATGTGGCTGAAGTAATTCAGTAATCGGCCGGGGATGGCTGATGATATACACCAGCAAGGCTTTGCGTAGCGACTCTGTCACTCCCTCGTTATCCAGCAAGAACTTAACATCGAACAAATCTCTGGGATGCTGGCGGTCAAGCGCAGCGCAAATTTTGCCCGCATAAAGATCGGCGAAAGCGACTACGGACATTTCTGCAAAGCCGAACTCATCTTCAACGGCTTCACAGACAGGCTGGACATGTGGCTGATAGACGGTTCCCCTCAACACCGGTGAGAGTTCAATTTTGATCAGTATTCCTGCACGCTCAACCAACAGCCGCAAAGCATCATTTTTATCTTCATAGGACTTGCTCACCTTACACTCCGGCAGTGCACTTGTTGCCGCTTGCGCAATAGCGTCCAATGCTATTTTTATCTGCATTAACGATTCTTCGCGCTCCAGCACGGGCAAAAACACCAAATCGATATCTACGGATAAGCGAGGAAGATTGCGTACAAACAGATTTATTGCGGTGCCGCCTTTCAATGCAAAACAGTCATGTCTGGCGATGAAGGGGATCAGTTGAAGTAACAGCTGGACCTGCTTATGGTAAATGCTTTCCCTGTCCATATCGATTTACATCTCTCTGGGTACCGTTATCTGCCACGTCTTGTCCAGCCGCCCTCCCTTTGCGATTTCTCGCTTTCCCGTACCAAGCTCATATCGTTCTGGATCCAGATATTTAAGCCAGGCATGCTGGTGTCGGTTGGCCAACCACAGAAAAAGACGTTTCACCTTGATACTGGAACTTGCTTGCAGCAGCAGATCTAACTTACGCGGTGATAATGTTGTCAGGCCCTGCATAAGTTGATCGGCATGTTCAACGCTAATGCTTTTAGGTACGTCTGCCAGCAGTTCAAGAAAAGCTTTTTCAGGCCCGGAATAGCATAAGGTCGGCAGCGACTCCCGCCAGCTATCTTCACGAAAATACTTTGGGTTTTCTGTCACCGATGAAGGCCAGAGCCGTTGTACTCCACGCCATTCGAATTTGGCATCAATGTCAATTTTGTGTAACCAGGCAGGTAACGGGGACGCAGAGAACAGGTGAATGTGGGGTGTGCTTCCTCTGGCTTGATAATGCACCAAACCTTCTATCTCCAGTGCGCTAAATGCTCCGACACAGACCGGTTCGTCGCGCATGCGTTGAAGCGATGCAACGACGCCTTTCCAGTGCTGCGGCTTTTCTTCTCGTGCATAGACACCCGGCGTGAGTGGCAGTAGTGTCCTGCTCTTAACCGCATTATCAAGAAAATGAAGGTTAATTCCCTGAGCGAGCAGCCAGGATTTTGTCGCCACCATGCCAACGGGGAGCAAATTTTTAAGCTGTTGTCGTGCAATGAGATTGAGCATAACTCCCCAGGGGGTTTGAAGAAGCCAGAATTCACGTCGATTACTGCCGTAATCTATTATTTATTCAAACTTACTCTGCCTCGGGGTTTAAGTAAACCTCAATACACGGCAATAAACGCCGTAAAAACCAATATTATTAAACCAACCCTGTTCCTTTGCCTGCGCCCGCAGCGTCAGATTCAGAGCGAATCAATTATAATAAACATTAAATATCACCATCGAATCG carries:
- a CDS encoding NarK family nitrate/nitrite MFS transporter; protein product: MSLTPSTPSTKGGTVIQDWQPENAEFWQQYGKRIASRNLWISVFCLLLAFCVWMLFSAITVNLNKVGFNFTTEQLFLLTALPSVACALLRVPYSFVIPIFGGRRWTAFSTGILLIPCLWLGFAVQDTRTSFSTFMIIALLCGCAGANFASSMGNISFFFPKAKQGSALGINGGLGNLGVSVMQFFAPLAISFGIFSFFGGGSQVAANSEVMWLENAAWLWVPFLVIGTLLAWFGMNDLASSKSSLREQLPVLKRGHLWIMAVLYLATFGSFIGFSAGFAMLSKTQFPDIVILKYAFFGPFLGALARSVGGMLSDKFGGVRVTLINFVVMTVFSGLLFMTLPAGDHPGSFIAFYSVFMVLFINAGLGSGSTFQMIAVIFRKNTLERVKAQGGSDELAQHEAVTETSAALGFISAIGAAGGFFIPQMFGMSLAMSGSPAGAMKVFLGFYLLCVVITWAVYGRKKIS
- the narL gene encoding two-component system response regulator NarL, whose protein sequence is MKEEAATILLIDDHPMLRNGVKQLIALDERLQVVAEAGNGTLGVELAGELDPDLILLDLNMPGMNGLDTLVQLRTIELSGRIVVFSVSDHEDDVVNALKRGADGYLLKDMEPEELLKSLHQAAAGQMVLSETLTNVLVASLRENRPSDERDIEQLTRRERDILKLISQGMTNKAIARKLSITESTVKVHVKHLLKKMKLKSRVEAAVWALQSGHE
- a CDS encoding nucleotidyl transferase AbiEii/AbiGii toxin family protein, translating into MDRESIYHKQVQLLLQLIPFIARHDCFALKGGTAINLFVRNLPRLSVDIDLVFLPVLEREESLMQIKIALDAIAQAATSALPECKVSKSYEDKNDALRLLVERAGILIKIELSPVLRGTVYQPHVQPVCEAVEDEFGFAEMSVVAFADLYAGKICAALDRQHPRDLFDVKFLLDNEGVTESLRKALLVYIISHPRPITELLQPHFKEISGLYAGEFRNMAEVDVTLNELEDVRKDLVECINRSLSRAERDFLISFKKGSPDWQLLGLPGVDQLPAVRWKLHNLANMNKAKHAEALTLLRHVLHL
- a CDS encoding LysR family transcriptional regulator, producing the protein MKMERVDFADLQAFLVVLRCRSFKLAAIELGLSSSAISHAIRRVETRLDARLLNRTSRSVSPTALGLEVAEKLSEGFDVISSALDTVNAPGRSRFGVLRLNVFADAAAQLIVPALKAFAEQWPDVRLTVVVEDRPVDITSEGFDAGMRYGHLVPEDMVAVALTDTQRWIVVGSPEYVKRHGVPTTPAELSEHNCLQLLLGNNASFRWEFDGADGVYSMSVPGAITLKDTSTTIAAAIDGIGLAYVLESRVDAELASGSLINVLPSHACQGEPFHMYYSSRRYVHPALRELINIIRRNNGLQTLPDLPDKDPAKES
- a CDS encoding aldo/keto reductase codes for the protein MKNRILGKTGQRVSEIGFGAWAIGGTWGEVSMEDAKGALNAALDAGMTFIDTADVYGDGRSEKIIAEVLNERGGDRPFVATKLGRRLSPHVASGYSEKNLNDFVDRSRDNLQTETLDLVQLHCPPTEIYYTPEVFAVMDEMINSGKIRSYGVSVEKVEEGLKALEYPNVSSIQLIYNIFRQRPAELLLHEAKRRDVAIIARVPLASGVLTGKMTADTAFAADDHRTFNRNGEQFDKGETFAGVPYDVALDAVEDIRRLLPGDTSMATFALRWILMNENVSVIIPGSKNKAQSETNAQASALADLSDDTMLALKTLYQNKIAPWVHQRW
- a CDS encoding type IV toxin-antitoxin system AbiEi family antitoxin, whose amino-acid sequence is MLNLIARQQLKNLLPVGMVATKSWLLAQGINLHFLDNAVKSRTLLPLTPGVYAREEKPQHWKGVVASLQRMRDEPVCVGAFSALEIEGLVHYQARGSTPHIHLFSASPLPAWLHKIDIDAKFEWRGVQRLWPSSVTENPKYFREDSWRESLPTLCYSGPEKAFLELLADVPKSISVEHADQLMQGLTTLSPRKLDLLLQASSSIKVKRLFLWLANRHQHAWLKYLDPERYELGTGKREIAKGGRLDKTWQITVPREM